CGACGAGCCTGCCGAACAGCGGACTGGAGTAGCGGTGCGCGTAGAAGTCGGCCTGGGTGATGTAGCCGTGCTCCTTGCCCAGCCGCCAGATCATCGGGCCGATGAAGAACAGTCCGAGGTAGCTCAGCGGGATGTAGGGGATGGCGTAGGTGGCGGCGGCGCCGCCGGTGAACGCCAGGCCGGCGACGGCGAGGAAGGTGAAGGTCGTGAACGACTCGCCGGCCTGGAGGAACCACATCGACAGCGCGCCGAAGTCGCGGCCCCCGACCGTCCACTCCGAGAGGTTCACCGACTTCTTGCGGCCGAGCAGGCCGAGGAGCGCGATGACGGCCATTCCGGCCAGGGACACCAGGAACGTCGTGGTCAGCACGGGCCGTCCTCCTCGTCGGCACCGCGGTGGGTGCGGTTCACCAGCGCCAGGAACGGCGTGATCGCCAGGACCCACACCGAGGTCCAGACGAACAGCGCGGGCAGGCCGAACCAGAGCCGGTCGGTGTTGACGAACGGCAGCCACACCGACGACAGCAGTGCGGCGACGGGAACGGCCAGCAACGCCACGGCGCCTTTGCGGCTCACCGGAGCGCCCCGGTGGTCCGTGTGGTGGGGGAGTCGGACACGTCGGCCTCCTTGGCTGAAGAAAACGTGTGGCCAAGAATGCATGTGCCGCCTGTTACAGACAAGTGGAATCGCTATAGTGACGAAAACAGCCATCAGAATGACCGGAGGGCGCTACCATGCCGCAGGAGCTGGACGGACTCGACCGGCGGATCATGGCCGCTCTCCAGGTCGACGGGCGGGCTCCGTGGCGCCGGATCGCCGCCGTGCTGGGCGAACCGGAGCGCTCGGTCGCGCGGCGCGGCAACCGGCTGCTGGAGCGCGGGCTCGTCACGGTCATCGGACTGTGCATCGGCGGCGAGCCGGTCATCGTCCGCAGCCGGCACGCCAGCGGCGGCCTCCGCATGGGCGGCACCGCGCTCGCCCGCCGCTCCGACACGACGTTCAGCTACGCGGTCACCGGGACCGCGGACTGCGTCACCGAGCTGTTCTGCGCGCCGGAGCGGCTGCTGGCCCTCACCGTGGACGAACTGCCCGGCCTGCCCGGCGTCGTCGGCGTCGAGACGCTGCCGGTGCTGCACTACTACCGGACCGTGCACGAGTGGTTCCCCGGCGTCCTCACCTCCGACGAGACCGCGGGGCTCTGCGAGTTCGAGCCGATCACGCCCACGGCGCAGAACCCGCCGCCGGACTCGTTGAGCGAGGTCGACCACGCGATCCTGCGCGGACTGTCGGGCAACGGCCGGCTCACCCACGAGGTGCTCGGCCGCATGGCCGGGGTGTCGGAGCCGACGGCCCGGCGCAGGGTGGAGTCGCTGCGCGCCAGCGGCCTGGTCCACCTGCGCGCGGTCGTGGAGCCCGCCCTGCTGGGGCTCCCGGTCGAGGCGCTGCTGTGGATCAAGGCCGCGCCGCACGCGACCGACGAAATCGGCCACGGGCTGCTCGAATCGACGTGGGTGCGCTACGCGGCCGTGCTGATGGGCGAGTACCAGATCCTGTGCCACGTGGCCGCGCCGTCAAAGGCGGAGCTGCACGACTTCATCTCGCGCGGCGCGTGGTCGCGCCGCGCCGCAGCCGTGGACACCTCGCTCATCGTCAGCCCGTTCAAGCGCAGCGGCGTCCTGCGCTCCCGCTGACCACGGGAGCGCAGGACGCGTGCGCCGCCGCTGCGGCGCCGCGGTCGCGGTGCCCGGCCGCACCGCATGTTCGGCCCCCGGCCGGGTAGCGGTCGCCGCGAAGGAGGACGCGAATTGCCTTTGCGGATCGAGGACTACGCGCTGATCGGGGACACGCAGACGGCGGCGCTGGTCGGGACCGACGGGGGGATCGACTGGCTGTGCCTGCCCCGGTTCGACTCCGGGGCCTGCTTCGCGGCTCTGCTCGGCGACGCCGACAACGGCCGCTGGAGTATGGCCCCGGCGGGGCCGCACCGGATGCTGGGGCGGCGCTACCGCGACGACAGCCTGGTGCTGGAGACCGAGTTCGGTGACGACGAGGGGGCGATCCGGGTCGTCGACTGCATGCCGATCCGCGACCGCGCGCCCGACCTGGTGCGGCGGGTGGAGGGCGTGCGGGGCCGGGTCCGGGTCCGCTCCCGGCTGAAGGTCCGCTTCGACTACGGCTACGTCATCCCGTGGCTGCCCGGCGACGGCCACCGGCTGCGCATGGTCGCGGGCCCCGACGCCGTCCACCTCGACTCCGACGTCGAGTTCGACGTCGACGACCCGACGGAACCGGTGGCGGAGTTCACCGTCGCCGAGGGCCAGAGCGTGGGCTTCCGGTTGACGTGGACCCCGTCGACCGCGCCCGAACCGCGGGATCTCGACATCGGCCGGGCCATCGACGACACGGACGAGTGGTGGCGGGAGTGGGCCGGGCGCTGCGACTACGGCGGGGAGTACCGGGAGGCGGTCATCCGGTCGCTGATCACGCTCAAGGCGCTCACCTACGCGCCGAGCGGCGGCATCGTCGCGGCCCCCACCACCTCGCTGCCCGAGCAGTTGGGCGGGGTGCGCAACTGGGACTACCGCTACTGCTGGATCCGCGACGCCACGTTCACCCTGCTGGCGCTCTTGGACGCCGGGTACGAGGAGGAGGCCGCCGCGTGGCGGGAGTGGCTGCTGCGCGCGGTCGCCGGGCACCCGGGGCAGATGCGGATCATGTACGGGATCGAAGGCGAGCGCCGGCTGCCGGAGAACGAGCTGGACTGGCTGTCCGGCTACGCCGGGTCGCGCCCGGTGCGCATCGGCAACGAGGCCGCCCGGCAGTGGCAGCTCGACGCCTACGGCGAGATCATGGACGCCCTGCACCAGGCCCGCGACCGCGGCATCCCGCCGGACGAGCAGGCGTGGCGGCTGCAGCGCGCGCTGATGGAGTTCCTGGAGTCGCGCTGGGACGAACCCGACAACGGCATCTGGGAGATGCGCGGCCCGCGCCGCCACTTCACCCACTCCAAGGTGATGGCCTGGACGGCGGTGGACCGCGCGGTCAAGGCCGTCGAGGACTTCGAGCTGAGCGGTCCGGTGGAGAAGTGGAAGCGGCTGCGCGACGAGATCTTCGACGAGGTGTGCGCCAAGGCCTACGACGGTGAGCGCCGCACGTTCACGCAGTACTACGGCTCCTCGGGGCTGGACGCGTCGCTGCTGCTGATGACCAGCGTCGGTTTCCTGTCGGCCGACGACGAGCGGATGGAGGGCACCGTCGCGGCCATCGAGCGCGAGCTGTGCGAGGACGGCTTCGTCCAGCGCTACGCCATGAGCGCGTGGAGCAGGGAGGTCGACGCGCTGCCCCCGGGCGAGGGCGCCTTCCTGCCCTGCACGTTCTGGCTCGCCGACAACCACATCCTGCAGGGGCGGGTGGAGGAGGGGCGCGCGCTGTTCGAGCGGCTGCTCGGCCTGCGCAACGACCTGGGGCTGCTGGCGGAGGAGTACGATTCGCGCGCCGGGCGGATGGTGGGCAACTTCCCCCAGGCGCTGTCGCACATCGCCCTGGTCAACACCGCCTTCACCCTCCAGACCTCGCACGGCCCGACCCAGCGGCGAGCGGAGACCGGCCGGCACGAGCAGCCGCCGGAGTGAACGCCGATACCGGGGTCAGCGCGATCGGTCGGGGCCCGCGGCGGAGGGCGGCCGCGGGGGCGGGCGCACGCCGCTGATGACGAGGCCGCTGCGCGGGCGGGCCGGGACGCGGCGCAGCGAGATCGTCAGGTCCTGGTCCGGGACGTCGTAGTCCAGCCGTGCCAGTCGGAGCACCAGGGCCTGCAGCAGCGCGACGGCGACGCCCTCACCCGGGCACCGGTGGCCGGTGTGCGGGTCGCCGCCGCCCTGCGGAACCAGGTCGTCGCGTCCGGCCGGTCGGTCGAGGAAGCGCTGCGGGGCGAAGGCGTAGGGGTCGGTCCACAGCCCGGCGTCGTGGTTCTGCCCGTACAGGTCGAGCAGCACGAGCGCGCCGGCCGGGATCGGTTCGCCGCGCCAGGTCAGGTCCGCGGCCGCCCGGCCGCCGATGAAGGGGGCGAACGGGTAGAAGCGCCGGACCTCCTGCACGAACGCCTCGGCGTAGGCCGCGCCCTCCTCGCCGCCCTCGCGCAACCGCGCCCGGTGCCGCGGCCACAGGTGCAGCGCGTGCGCCGCGAAGGCGACGAACCAGCAGACCGCGACGGTGGGGCGTACGACGTTGAGCAGCTCCACCGCCGCCACGCGCGGGTGCAGCGGTTCGCCGTCGGCGTCGCGGTGCCGCGCCACCACGTCGAGCGCCGAACCCGGCTGCGCGGTGACCGCGCCGCCGCGCACGTCCTCCACCAGGCCCGCCAGCCCGGCCTCCCGGCGTCCGCGCGCCCACCGGGCGCGCCAGTGGCGCGGGCCCGGGGTGGCGAAGCCGTCGACCATGGCCACCAGGTCGCGGGCCATCGGGGCCGCATCGGCCTCGTCCAGGGGGACACCGGCCCACCGGCAGACCCCCCGGGTGACGATCCGGCTCGCCTCGTCGAACAGCACGACCCGCGGGCGGTCCGCCCACGACGCGACCGCCTCGTCCCACGCCGAGGTCGTGCGGTCGACCAGCGCGGCGATGCCGGCGGGGTCGGCGAGCAGGGACAGGAACATCGCCTTGCGCACGCGGTGGGCCTCCCCGTCGAGGGTGTGCACCGACCCGTTGCCGAACAACGTGCTGCGCACCGGCTCGGGGATGGCGGTGTGCCGGCGCACGTGGCGCTCGTCGTAGAAGAACCGCACCGCCTCCGGTCCGCACAGGCCCACGGCGTGTTGGCCCAGCACCCGTGCGCGGACCACGCCCCCGGCGGCGCGGCGGCGGCGGTCGGGCAGCCAGGCGTAGCCTTTGGCCAGCATGTACGGGGTGCTGTCGATCAGCGGAGCGCGGTGTGAACCCATGCATCCCGCATTGCCCCGGCCGCCCGTTGCCAAACACGCGGGCGGGCCCTTCGCCGAGGACCGGGTGCGAGCGCGGATCGCCGGCCGCCCCGTCGGCCACCGGCTCGCGCGCCCCGGTCGCCCGCGGATCCGGACGGCGGGCTCCGGTGAACCGGATATCGAAGTCCGGGACCGTCCGGACGGGCGTTTTCCCGGCAGGGTCGCGGGTAGTGGCGGCCGAACCATTCACGTGCAGCTCATCACGGTAAAGGAACCGATTCTCGTGCGAGTCAAGGACCGTGTCGCCGTCGTCACCGGCGCCTCGAGCGGCATCGGGCGGGCCACCGCCCTGGCCCTCGCGAAGAAGGGGGCCGCGGTGGTGCTGGCCGCCCGGGGCGAAGAAGCGCTGGAGCAGGTCGCCGAGGAGTGCCGCTCCCACGGCGGGCAGGCCCTCGCGGTCCCCACCGATGTGGCCGACCACGAGAGCGTCGAGGCGCTGGCGCGGCGGGCCGCCGAGCGGTTCGGGCGGATCGACGTGTGGGTGAACGCCGCCGCGCTGACCCTGTTCGGGCCGTTCAGCGAAGTGCCGTTGCAAGACTTTCGCAGGGTCGTGGACGTGAACCTCATGGGGTATGTCCACGGGGCCCGGGCGGCCCTGCCCCACCTGCGGGAGCAGGGGCGCGGCGTCCTGGTCAACGTCTCCTCGATCGTCGGTGTGGTGGCCCAGCCCTACACCCACGCCTACGGCGTGACGAAGTTCGCCATCCGCGGACTCAGCGCCTCCCTGCGCCAGGAACTGCGGCTGGAGGGGGCCCGGCGGATCCACGTGTGCAGCGTGCTGCCGGCCACGATCGACACGCCGTTCTTCCAGCACGCCGCGAACTACACCGGGCGCAAGGTGGTGGCGATGCCCCCGGTCTACACACCGGAGAGCGTGGCCCGCGCCATCGTGGACCTGGTGCGCGTGCCGCGCCGCGAGGTCGTCGTCGGACCCGGCCGCGGTCTGGTCGCCCTGTCCAAGACCGCCCCGGGACTGGCCGAGCGGATCATGGGAACCCAGGTGGACCGCGCCCACCTGTCGCGCAAGGAACCCGCGGCCGCCGGCAGCGGCAGCCTCTACCGGCCGGCGCCCGGAACCGGGAGCGTGCACGGAGGCTGGCACGGCCGGCGCCGCACCGCCGTGCGGCGCCTCGCCGCGGCCGCGGCGCTGGGCGCAGTCGCCGCCGCGGGCGTCCGCCGATGCCGGCGCTGATCCGTCCCCCGATCCGGATCGGGCGCGAGTTCACACCGGCGGCGGGGACCCGCGTGCACGCGGCCGTCGTGGGACCGGCCGCGGCCGAAGAGGTGGTGTGCGTGCACGGTCTGGGATGCTCGCACCGTTACTTCATGCCCTTCGCCCGCGCGCTCGCGCCCGCGTTCCGGGCCGTGGCGGTGGACCTGCCCGGTTTCGGGCGGACCCCCGGCCCCGTCGAGGCCCTGGACATCCGCGGCCTGTCCCGCGCGCTGGCCGACTGGCTGCGTGCGAGCGGCCGGGCGGGAGCGCCCTTGGTCGCCAACTCCGTGGGCTGCCAAGTGGTCGTGGACATGGCCGTGCACGCGCCGGAGCTGATGGGGCCCGCCGTCCTCAACGGCCCCACGATGGACCGGCGCGCCCGGACGCTGCCCCGGCAGCTGGCGCGTCTGGCGCTGGACGGACTCCGGGAGCGGCCGAGCCTCGGCGCGGTCCTCGCCCGCGACTACCTCGACTGCGGACCGCGTCGGCTGGTCGCCACGTTCGCCCATGCGCTGGCCGATCCGGTGGAGCGCAAGCTGCCGCGCGTCCGCGGGCCCGCACTGGTGCTCCGCGGCACCCGCGACCCCGTGGTCCCGCACGAATGGGGCGCGGAAGTGGCCGGCCTGCTGCCGACCGGCCGGCTGATCGAAGTGTCGGGATTCGGACACACCCTGAACTACTCGGCCCCCGAGGAGCTGGCGCGGATCACGCGCGACCTGCTCGACGGGGAGAGGCCGATCGTGAGGAGATGCTCATGGGACGTCTGCGCGCCGCCCGGATGCTGACCGACTTCGACTCGTCGGTGAACATGGTCCGGGCCCTCGGCCGCTTCCTGCGCGGCAAGGACCACCGGGGCATGTCCGTGGGGCCCGGCTCGGCGGTTCTGGCCGGAGCCGCTTCGGCGCCGCCCCATTCGCTGCGCCGTGCGTCCTTCACCGCCATGGGACGCGGCCAGGGGATTCCGCTGAACTGGGCGCAGCAGGTGCGCGCCGACGAACTCGCCGAGTGGGTGACCCGGCAGTACGGCTCCGGTCCGTATCCGGCCGTCGTCATCGGCTCGGCGAGCGGTGCTGCGGTGTTCCTGGCGGCGGCGCTGCGGGCCCCGTTCCTGCCGCAGACCCTGCTGGTGGGAGCCCATGACACCGCCACCCACCCCGACGACCCCATCGGCGCGATGCGCGCCCTGGCCCCCACCGCGCGCATGGTGGCGGCGAACAACCCCGAGGTCGCCGTGCACCACATGCACGATCCCGCCCAGGACCGCCCGATGCTGGAGGGAATGGCCTATCTGCGGCTCAAGCGGCTCCGGCTCGGCCGCGTCTACGAGCGCTTCCTCGAACAGCGACTGGCACCGGGAGCGACGGTCATCCAGCTGGAGTGCACCCGCGACTGGCGCACCCGGCAGGTGGGAGAGCGCGCTTATTTCCAGTTCGGCGCCCTCGGCGGGGTGTCGGAGGAGGAGTACCACAACAGTGGGGAGCGCATCGCCGATTACCTGGCCGGGCAGAACTCCCCCCGGTGGCGGTGGGAGCCGCCCGAGCCCGACGGCCGGCGCCCCGAAGCCGAATGGGGGTTCGATCCCGCGCTCACCCGCGACATCGAGACCGCCGCCGCCCGCAACGGCTACTCGCTGCGCAGGCTCACCGTGACCGAACCGCAGCAGCTGAGCCCGTTCGCCGCCGATCTGTACCGCTGGTGGTACCGCGGCCGCGGCATGCCCGCCAACCGCCTGCTCGTGCAGTCCTACGTGCAGTGGGACCCGATGTGGACGCTGCGCCTGGGCGCGGTCCCGTTCTGGCTCAGGTTCAACATGCGGCCCTCGTATGAGGACCTGGACCGCTACCTCGACGCCGCCGCCCTCTACGACCGCATCCACCTCAACCTCTTCTCCCAGGGGCTGTGGTCGCCCGGGGCGGTGTCCATCGAGCAGTGGCGGCACCTCATCACCGGCCGTGCCCGCGAACAGGAGGACGTCATCGGGGTCGACACCGGCGCCTACCCGAGCGACACCGGGAGCACCCTTCGCTACCAGCCCGCGTTCCGGTCCCTTCCGCCCCGCTACTCGCTGCCCGCCCCGCTCACGGTGGGCGACGTCGACGAGTTCTGCGGGGGCACCGCGTGGACGGGGCCGAGCACCTGAACCCCCGTCGCCCCGTGCTCGGCCGGTCGCGCCCGCACTCGGGGAGAGCCGTGCGCCGCACGGCCCCGGAGTCGATGCCCGATGAAAGCCTCGGCATTGTCCGCAGCGGTCGCTCCCCGGTTCGCCGACCGGAACCGCCGTCGAGGGAGGAGAAGCCGGTGAGCGAGGTCCGACCTGAGGAGCTCGCGAGGGTGTTCGCCGACATCACGAGGGATCTGCTGGCGCAGGGATCGCTGCAGCACGTCCTCGATGAGATCGTGCGGCTGGCGGTGCGGACCATCGACGGCTGCGAGGAGGCCGGTGTGCTGCTTGTGGACCGCAGGCGGCGCCGCTTTGAGACGCCCGCGACAACCGGTGAGCTGGTCAGAGCATCCGACGAGGCGCAGTTCGAGTCCGATGAGGGGCCGTGCCTGGACGCGGCCCGGCACGAGCGCAGCTTCCTCGTGGTCGACATGGCGCGGGAGACCCGGTGGCCGCGCTACCGGCCGCGCGCGGTGGAGCTGGGCATCGCCGCCATGATGGGGTTCGAGCTGTTCCCCCACGAAAGGGTCTTCGGCGCGCTGGACCTGTATTCACGCAGGGCGCACGCCTTCGACGAGCACTCCAGGGAGGTGGGCTGGGTGTTCGCCTCGCACGCGGCCGTCGCGATCGCCGCCGTCCAGCGGGGGGAGACGCTGCGCGCCGGTTATGAGACCCGGCAGGAGATCGGTGCGGCGGTGGGCATCCTGATGGAGCGCCACGGGCTCACCGGCGAGCAGGCCTTCGATGTGCTCAGGCGGGCATCCATGGAGTTCAACACCAAGCTCCACGAGGTGGCCGCCAGGTCACGCGGACCGGGGAGGCGCCCTCCGGCAGTCGGCCCGGTCGTAGTGGGCATACCTGACCCATGAGTTCTCAGCAGCCCTTGTTCGGGACCGACCCGGCCGCCGAGCACCTGGCCGCGCTGCTGCGCAGGCAGCGCGAGGAGCTGCGGGGCCGCACCGCCACCATCGGTGCCTCCGCGGTGGTGCACGCGGTGGAGGAGACCACCTGGATCGGGATGCGGGTGGCGGTGCCGGCCTGCCGGGCCACCGCCGATCCGATGCGGCTGCGCCCCAGTGACCGCCCCGTCACCTGCCAGCGGTGCCGCCGCCGCACGGCTCCCCGCCGGAGCGGCGGTGTGCCCGCAGGCCAGCTCGCCCTCGACACCGGTTCTCCGTAGCCCATCATCCCGCCCGGGGGCGCACCGGTCGGCCGGGCGGTCCCTCGCCCCGCGGCCTCAACCGGACAGGGGGAGGACGGTGCGGCCCCGCGGGTGCGCGCCGCCGGGCGCGCCGCCCCCCGGGAACGGGAGGTGCGTCCGGCGCGGACGCCGTCCCGCCGCGCCCCGCCGCCGAAGCAGACGGCAAAGGTGTGCGCGAACCCGCGCCACCGCTTCGGCCGGGAGGCGCGGCCCCACGCCGGGCTCACCGGTGAAGGACGCGCCAAGAGGGCCGCACTCTCCCGGCAACCTCCCGCAGAACCGTCCCTGCACCTAAAGGCCCACTCGACTTCTGCAGACCTCAATAGGCGTAGTGCCGTGAGAGGTCGGTGATCACGGTCAGCATCGCGCGGACGGCGGGCGTGGTCGTCGGTGAGGTGACGGCGGAGATGCGTCGGAGCACGCGGGGGCGTATCTCCCGGAGCGCGACACCGGGGCCCATGTGGTCCGCGGCGAGCCGGGGTACCAGGGCCACACCGACACCGGAGGCGACGAGGCGGCTGACGGCGAGGTAGTCGTCGCTCTCGAAGGCGACGTGAGGGCGGAACCCGGCGGCGGCGCAGAGGTGGTCGAGCTGTTCCCGGCACATGGGGTCCGGGCCGCTGTCGCGGATCCACGGCTGCTCGCGCAACTCGGCGATGGCCACGTGACGCGGGTCGGCGGCCGCGGCGGGATGGTCGGCGGGCAGGGCGACGTGCATCGCATCGTCGAGCAGTCGGTGCCGGTCGAGGTCGCCCACCGGCAGCGTCGGCCCGGGGTGGTAGTCGAACACGACGGCGAGGTCGAGCGCGCCATCGCGGACGAGAGCCGGGCAGGCAGCGGGTTCACGGATGTCCAGGCTCATCTGGACGTCGGGGTGTTCGCGGCGGAACACGCCGATGGCCTCGGGGAGGAGGCGTGCCCCGGCACTGGGGAACGTGGCCAGCCGGAGTCGGCCCGCACGGAGGTTGACCAGGTCGGTCAGTTCCGTCTCGGCGCGCTGGAGGCGCTGCAGAAGCGCTCCGGTGTGCTCGGTGAGCAGCCGGCCGGCCTCGGTGAGGCGCACTCCGCGGGCGTGCCGGATCAGCAGTGGGGTGCCGGTCTGCCGCTCCAGGGCGGCGATCTGCTGGGACACCGCGGAGGGAGTGAACGCCAGCTCGGCGGCGGCCTTGGTCATCGAGCCCTGCTCGGCCACGGAGTGCAGGACCACCAGATGACGAAACTCCAGCATCAAGTCCAGCTTAACACCGGGTGCCGAAGACGTCGCTGGTGTTACACCTGGACGCCGACGATGCTGGTGACCATGGACTTCGCGCCTCGTCCCCCTACTGACGCGGCCCGCCCCGGCGGCGGGCCCGCGGCCGACCGAACGCACCGGCGGCGGAGGGGCGAGTGGATCTCGGGGTGCGGTGCCGCGGTCGCCGCGCTGTTCCTGATCGGCACCTCGGCACCGGTCGCGGCCAGACTGGGGGACTACCCCCTACTCGGCGGGCAGGCCGTCCGGTTCGCCGTCGCGGCGGTGGTCCTGCTGGCGCTGCTGCCCGCCGCGGGCGGGGCCGCCCCGTCCCGGCCGACGGTGCGAGACCTCGCGGGGTCGGCCGTGCTGGGGCTGGTCGGCATCGCCGGGTTCAACGTCTTCCTCGTGGCCGCCGCCCGTGCGGCCGATCCCACGCTGGTCGGCACGGTGCTGGCCGTGGCTCCGATCGCCCTGGCGGTCCTCGGTCCGGCGATGCGCCGGCACCGCCCGAGCCCCACGGTCGCGGCCGGATGCGTGATCGTCGCGGTCGGCACCGTCGCGGCCACCGGGTCGGGCGGCAGCGGCGCATCCGGAGCGCTGCTGTGCCTCGGTGCGCTGGTCTGCGAGATCGCCTTCTCCCTGCTCGCGGTCCCGCTCATCGACCGGCTCGGAACCCTGCGCACCACCGCCTACGCCGTCACCGCGGCCGCGCTCCTGCTCGCCGCCGCAAGCCTCTCCGCCGAGGGCGCCGCCGGCCTCCTCCGCACGCCCACGGCGACCGAACTGGCCTGCCTGCTCTATCTGGCACTGGTGATCGCCGTCGCGGCCAACCTGCTCTGGTACGCGGCCCTGCCCCGCATCGGGGCCGACCACGCGGGCCTGTTCTACGCCTTCACCCCCATCGGTGCGTTGACCGCCGGTCTGCTGCTGCACACCAGCACGCCCACGGCGAGTGGGCTGGTGGGCCTGGTGCTGACCGTCACGGGACTGCTCGTCGGCCTCGCCCCCGCACCGGTGCGCCGGCGCCGCCGAGCGGGTCGCGCCACCGCGAGGCCGACACCCGCGCCTCCCGACCGGAGCGGACCGGCCCGGCCCCGGTCGCCGGGCTCCGGCGTCCAGCGGTGCTGAGGTCGGCGGGCACCGTCGGGGCGCGCCGACTCCGGGTCGGCGGCGCCGATCTCCCCGCGCGAGGCGATCCGCGTCAGCTCGGTGTGCGTGTCGATGCAGAACGGGCACCGGTGCAGCCGCGCGGTGAGCAGCGCCGTGTACTCCCGCTCCGCGGCCGTCCAGAACGACGGGCCGCGCATCGCCCGGGAGGTGAGCTCCGGCATGGTGTGGCCGAAGAACCCCGGTCGGTACAGCAGGACCTTGACGATGTCGGCCGTCTCGGCACCGGACAGGCGCGCCGCCATCGACATGAACAGGCGGGCGCGCCGCCGATGCCCGCGCTCAAGGACCCCGAGCCGCATGCCGGTGGGGCTATAGCGGCCCGGTGACGATCGAGCGGGCCGGATCGGCGGATCGGGCCCGGACACCGTTCCGCGGCCATCGGGGAATTGCGGGCACGGCCCGCAGCGTATTCTCTCGTCCCATTACGCCGGGTCAGCGAGTATCGTGCCGCCCTCATTCGCCGGGCTTGTCGGGAAATCCGCATTGACCCGTTCGTTTTCGGTGGT
This sequence is a window from Spinactinospora alkalitolerans. Protein-coding genes within it:
- a CDS encoding SDR family oxidoreductase; translated protein: MRVKDRVAVVTGASSGIGRATALALAKKGAAVVLAARGEEALEQVAEECRSHGGQALAVPTDVADHESVEALARRAAERFGRIDVWVNAAALTLFGPFSEVPLQDFRRVVDVNLMGYVHGARAALPHLREQGRGVLVNVSSIVGVVAQPYTHAYGVTKFAIRGLSASLRQELRLEGARRIHVCSVLPATIDTPFFQHAANYTGRKVVAMPPVYTPESVARAIVDLVRVPRREVVVGPGRGLVALSKTAPGLAERIMGTQVDRAHLSRKEPAAAGSGSLYRPAPGTGSVHGGWHGRRRTAVRRLAAAAALGAVAAAGVRRCRR
- a CDS encoding alpha/beta fold hydrolase produces the protein MPALIRPPIRIGREFTPAAGTRVHAAVVGPAAAEEVVCVHGLGCSHRYFMPFARALAPAFRAVAVDLPGFGRTPGPVEALDIRGLSRALADWLRASGRAGAPLVANSVGCQVVVDMAVHAPELMGPAVLNGPTMDRRARTLPRQLARLALDGLRERPSLGAVLARDYLDCGPRRLVATFAHALADPVERKLPRVRGPALVLRGTRDPVVPHEWGAEVAGLLPTGRLIEVSGFGHTLNYSAPEELARITRDLLDGERPIVRRCSWDVCAPPGC
- a CDS encoding LysR family transcriptional regulator; the protein is MLEFRHLVVLHSVAEQGSMTKAAAELAFTPSAVSQQIAALERQTGTPLLIRHARGVRLTEAGRLLTEHTGALLQRLQRAETELTDLVNLRAGRLRLATFPSAGARLLPEAIGVFRREHPDVQMSLDIREPAACPALVRDGALDLAVVFDYHPGPTLPVGDLDRHRLLDDAMHVALPADHPAAAADPRHVAIAELREQPWIRDSGPDPMCREQLDHLCAAAGFRPHVAFESDDYLAVSRLVASGVGVALVPRLAADHMGPGVALREIRPRVLRRISAVTSPTTTPAVRAMLTVITDLSRHYAY
- a CDS encoding glycoside hydrolase family 15 protein, whose protein sequence is MFGPRPGSGRREGGRELPLRIEDYALIGDTQTAALVGTDGGIDWLCLPRFDSGACFAALLGDADNGRWSMAPAGPHRMLGRRYRDDSLVLETEFGDDEGAIRVVDCMPIRDRAPDLVRRVEGVRGRVRVRSRLKVRFDYGYVIPWLPGDGHRLRMVAGPDAVHLDSDVEFDVDDPTEPVAEFTVAEGQSVGFRLTWTPSTAPEPRDLDIGRAIDDTDEWWREWAGRCDYGGEYREAVIRSLITLKALTYAPSGGIVAAPTTSLPEQLGGVRNWDYRYCWIRDATFTLLALLDAGYEEEAAAWREWLLRAVAGHPGQMRIMYGIEGERRLPENELDWLSGYAGSRPVRIGNEAARQWQLDAYGEIMDALHQARDRGIPPDEQAWRLQRALMEFLESRWDEPDNGIWEMRGPRRHFTHSKVMAWTAVDRAVKAVEDFELSGPVEKWKRLRDEIFDEVCAKAYDGERRTFTQYYGSSGLDASLLLMTSVGFLSADDERMEGTVAAIERELCEDGFVQRYAMSAWSREVDALPPGEGAFLPCTFWLADNHILQGRVEEGRALFERLLGLRNDLGLLAEEYDSRAGRMVGNFPQALSHIALVNTAFTLQTSHGPTQRRAETGRHEQPPE
- a CDS encoding DMT family transporter, producing the protein MDFAPRPPTDAARPGGGPAADRTHRRRRGEWISGCGAAVAALFLIGTSAPVAARLGDYPLLGGQAVRFAVAAVVLLALLPAAGGAAPSRPTVRDLAGSAVLGLVGIAGFNVFLVAAARAADPTLVGTVLAVAPIALAVLGPAMRRHRPSPTVAAGCVIVAVGTVAATGSGGSGASGALLCLGALVCEIAFSLLAVPLIDRLGTLRTTAYAVTAAALLLAAASLSAEGAAGLLRTPTATELACLLYLALVIAVAANLLWYAALPRIGADHAGLFYAFTPIGALTAGLLLHTSTPTASGLVGLVLTVTGLLVGLAPAPVRRRRRAGRATARPTPAPPDRSGPARPRSPGSGVQRC
- a CDS encoding GAF and ANTAR domain-containing protein; amino-acid sequence: MSEVRPEELARVFADITRDLLAQGSLQHVLDEIVRLAVRTIDGCEEAGVLLVDRRRRRFETPATTGELVRASDEAQFESDEGPCLDAARHERSFLVVDMARETRWPRYRPRAVELGIAAMMGFELFPHERVFGALDLYSRRAHAFDEHSREVGWVFASHAAVAIAAVQRGETLRAGYETRQEIGAAVGILMERHGLTGEQAFDVLRRASMEFNTKLHEVAARSRGPGRRPPAVGPVVVGIPDP
- a CDS encoding cytochrome P450, which encodes MGSHRAPLIDSTPYMLAKGYAWLPDRRRRAAGGVVRARVLGQHAVGLCGPEAVRFFYDERHVRRHTAIPEPVRSTLFGNGSVHTLDGEAHRVRKAMFLSLLADPAGIAALVDRTTSAWDEAVASWADRPRVVLFDEASRIVTRGVCRWAGVPLDEADAAPMARDLVAMVDGFATPGPRHWRARWARGRREAGLAGLVEDVRGGAVTAQPGSALDVVARHRDADGEPLHPRVAAVELLNVVRPTVAVCWFVAFAAHALHLWPRHRARLREGGEEGAAYAEAFVQEVRRFYPFAPFIGGRAAADLTWRGEPIPAGALVLLDLYGQNHDAGLWTDPYAFAPQRFLDRPAGRDDLVPQGGGDPHTGHRCPGEGVAVALLQALVLRLARLDYDVPDQDLTISLRRVPARPRSGLVISGVRPPPRPPSAAGPDRSR
- a CDS encoding Lrp/AsnC family transcriptional regulator, whose protein sequence is MPQELDGLDRRIMAALQVDGRAPWRRIAAVLGEPERSVARRGNRLLERGLVTVIGLCIGGEPVIVRSRHASGGLRMGGTALARRSDTTFSYAVTGTADCVTELFCAPERLLALTVDELPGLPGVVGVETLPVLHYYRTVHEWFPGVLTSDETAGLCEFEPITPTAQNPPPDSLSEVDHAILRGLSGNGRLTHEVLGRMAGVSEPTARRRVESLRASGLVHLRAVVEPALLGLPVEALLWIKAAPHATDEIGHGLLESTWVRYAAVLMGEYQILCHVAAPSKAELHDFISRGAWSRRAAAVDTSLIVSPFKRSGVLRSR